The Porites lutea chromosome 4, jaPorLute2.1, whole genome shotgun sequence genome contains a region encoding:
- the LOC140935672 gene encoding uncharacterized protein isoform X3, whose amino-acid sequence MQTSAEEVKTSVAHKEKSVTFKCFQCSGSIQECNSMSAKNVTCETGQDRCLKKMMSKDGKESGIYGCASSRDCRAAEASCTAVGKDNARAKCTSECCNTTSCNRPLAKSDNLKCYMCESAKSMDDCVQKTTSGRCAEGQTRCGKFTTELIMQGKKVMVYRKGCQTETSCKKEKDLYGQACGSDDTCKFQCCEGDLCNAGSFASISVVSLFTCTLLYIHYI is encoded by the exons ATGCAAACTTCCGCTGAAGAAGTTAAGACGTCTGTTGCACATAAGGAGAAAA GTGTTACCTTTAAATGTTTCCAGTGCAGTGGTAGCATTCAGGAATGTAACAGCATGAGCGCTAAAAACGTTACTTGTGAAACCGGCCAGGACAGATGCCTGAAAAAGATGATGAGCAAAGACGGCAAAGAATCTGGTATATACGGGTGCGCATCTTCTCGCGACTGCAGGGCGGCTGAGGCATCTTGTACAGCGGTCGGGAAAGACAACGCCAGGGCAAAGTGTACGTCCGAATGCTGCAACACAACGTCTTGCAATAGACCTCTAGCAAAAA GTGACAACTTGAAGTGCTATATGTGTGAAAGCGCAAAATCAATGGACGACTGCGTGCAAAAAACTACGTCTGGACGCTGCGCAGAAGGACAAACAAGGTGCGGCAAGTTTACCACTGAATTGATCATGCAAGGAAAGAAAGTCATGGTGTATCGAAAGGGATGCCAAACAGAAACGTCctgtaaaaaggaaaaagatcTGTACGGCCAGGCCTGTGGATCTGATGACACCTGCAAATTTCAGTGCTGTGAAGGAGATTTGTGTAATGCGGGCTCATTTGCTTCTATCAGCGTTGTGTCCCTCTTCACATGCACTTTGCTGTATATTCATTACATCTAG
- the LOC140935673 gene encoding uncharacterized protein yields the protein MRPILSATGTYNYSLAKWLDEKLKPLSVNEHTVNDIFVFADELREMKIKDHEVLVSYDVSSLFTNVPVDETIESIAERAFENDWFNREHDLNITKFDLIELLRIATKNQLFQFEGNLYEQVDGVAMGSPLGPLMANAFMCKIEKQLETENKLPTFYKRYVDDTLSAMPDLTAASEFLTTLNESHPSINFTMELEENGKLPFLGMNVIRNGCRLDTTVYRKPKDTGLLLHYHSHVDARYKRSLLNTMLNRAFKLSSTWKFFHEECERLKEIFSRLRYPDDLVQSTISQFIESKVSEDSRTQVADKREAPIRIVLPFKDQKSPNVVRKQLADLSRKINADISPVYTNRKIKDEIKLKEDKPLLVSQQCVVYSFQCSLCDAGFVGYTCRHLHQRIEEHKGSAIGNHLREQHDMEPVDIAQSFRILRKCQNKFDCLIFEMFFIQELKPMLNK from the exons ATGCGTCCGATACTATCAGCCACAGGAACGTataattatagc CTTGCTAAGTGGCTGGACGAAAAGTTAAAGCCCCTGTCCGTCAACGAACATACCGTCAATGACATCTTTGTTTTTGCCGACGAACTTCgtgaaatgaaaatcaaagaccATGAGGTTCTGGTGTCCTATGATGTATCGTCACTGTTCACTAATGTTCCAGTGGATGAAACTATCGAGAGTATCGCAGAGAGAGCCTTTGAAAACGACTGGTTTAACAGAGAGCACGATCTTAACATCACGAAGTTTGATTTGATAGAGCTGTTGAGAATCGCCACCAAAAATCAGCTCTTCCAGTTTGAAGGGAACTTGTACGAGCAAGTGGACGGTGTAGCTATGGGCTCGCCACTAGGTCCCCTAATGGCAAACGCCTTCATGTGCAAAATCGAGAAACAGCTGGAAACAGAGAACAAGTTGCCTACCTTCTACAAGCGCTATGTAGATGATACACTTAGCGCAATGCCGGATCTGACAGCAGCCTCAGAATTCCTGACGACATTAAACGAGAGTCATCCCTCTATCAATTTTACAatggagctcgaagaaaatggCAAGCTTCCCTTTCTCGGAATGAATGTTATCAGGAATGGTTGCCGCCTAGACACCAcggtttacagaaaaccaaaGGACACTGGACTTCTGCTACACTACCACAGTCACGTTGACGCCAGATACAAGCGGTCACTCCTGAACACCATGCTTAACCGTGCGTTTAAACTCTCGTCTACGTGGAAGTTTTTTCACGAGGAATGTGAACGCCTTAAAGAGATCTTCTCCCGACTGCGCTATCCAGACGACCTTGTGCAGTCAACCATTAGCCAATTCATTGAATCCAAAGTGTCGGAGGATTCACGCACCCAAGTGGCTGATAAAAGAGAAGCCCCAATCAGAATCGTGTTGCCCTTCAAAGACCAGAAATCACCAAACGTAgtacgtaaacagctggctgacctgagtaggaagatcaacgcagacatcagcccagtttacacaaataggaagatcaaagatgaaattaagctcaaggaagacaagccgcttcttgtgagtcaacaatgcgtggtgtattctttccagtgtagcctgtgtgatgcaggctttgtcggctacacgtgccgacacctacaccaacgaattgaagaacacaaaggatcggcaatcggaaaccacctcagagagcagcatgatatggagcctgtagacatcgcacaaagttttagaatcttaagaaagtgtcagaacaaatttgactgtcttatttttgaaatgttttttatccaagaactgaaaccgatGCTTAACAAAtag
- the LOC140935672 gene encoding uncharacterized protein isoform X1 produces the protein MAMKQIILLITALFVYAEKGVTFKCFQCSGSIQECNSMSAKNVTCETGQDRCLKKMMSKDGKESGIYGCASSRDCRAAEASCTAVGKDNARAKCTSECCNTTSCNRPLAKSDNLKCYMCESAKSMDDCVQKTTSGRCAEGQTRCGKFTTELIMQGKKVMVYRKGCQTETSCKKEKDLYGQACGSDDTCKFQCCEGDLCNAGSFASISVVSLFTCTLLYIHYI, from the exons ATGGCGATGAAGCAAATTATTCTCCTAATCACGGCTTTGTTTGTCTACGCAGAAAAGG GTGTTACCTTTAAATGTTTCCAGTGCAGTGGTAGCATTCAGGAATGTAACAGCATGAGCGCTAAAAACGTTACTTGTGAAACCGGCCAGGACAGATGCCTGAAAAAGATGATGAGCAAAGACGGCAAAGAATCTGGTATATACGGGTGCGCATCTTCTCGCGACTGCAGGGCGGCTGAGGCATCTTGTACAGCGGTCGGGAAAGACAACGCCAGGGCAAAGTGTACGTCCGAATGCTGCAACACAACGTCTTGCAATAGACCTCTAGCAAAAA GTGACAACTTGAAGTGCTATATGTGTGAAAGCGCAAAATCAATGGACGACTGCGTGCAAAAAACTACGTCTGGACGCTGCGCAGAAGGACAAACAAGGTGCGGCAAGTTTACCACTGAATTGATCATGCAAGGAAAGAAAGTCATGGTGTATCGAAAGGGATGCCAAACAGAAACGTCctgtaaaaaggaaaaagatcTGTACGGCCAGGCCTGTGGATCTGATGACACCTGCAAATTTCAGTGCTGTGAAGGAGATTTGTGTAATGCGGGCTCATTTGCTTCTATCAGCGTTGTGTCCCTCTTCACATGCACTTTGCTGTATATTCATTACATCTAG
- the LOC140935672 gene encoding uncharacterized protein isoform X2, translated as MAMKQIILLITALLFCAEKGVTFKCFQCSGSIQECNSMSAKNVTCETGQDRCLKKMMSKDGKESGIYGCASSRDCRAAEASCTAVGKDNARAKCTSECCNTTSCNRPLAKSDNLKCYMCESAKSMDDCVQKTTSGRCAEGQTRCGKFTTELIMQGKKVMVYRKGCQTETSCKKEKDLYGQACGSDDTCKFQCCEGDLCNAGSFASISVVSLFTCTLLYIHYI; from the exons ATGGCGATGAAGCAAATTATTCTACTAATCACGGCTTTGCTTTTCTGCGCCGAAAAGG GTGTTACCTTTAAATGTTTCCAGTGCAGTGGTAGCATTCAGGAATGTAACAGCATGAGCGCTAAAAACGTTACTTGTGAAACCGGCCAGGACAGATGCCTGAAAAAGATGATGAGCAAAGACGGCAAAGAATCTGGTATATACGGGTGCGCATCTTCTCGCGACTGCAGGGCGGCTGAGGCATCTTGTACAGCGGTCGGGAAAGACAACGCCAGGGCAAAGTGTACGTCCGAATGCTGCAACACAACGTCTTGCAATAGACCTCTAGCAAAAA GTGACAACTTGAAGTGCTATATGTGTGAAAGCGCAAAATCAATGGACGACTGCGTGCAAAAAACTACGTCTGGACGCTGCGCAGAAGGACAAACAAGGTGCGGCAAGTTTACCACTGAATTGATCATGCAAGGAAAGAAAGTCATGGTGTATCGAAAGGGATGCCAAACAGAAACGTCctgtaaaaaggaaaaagatcTGTACGGCCAGGCCTGTGGATCTGATGACACCTGCAAATTTCAGTGCTGTGAAGGAGATTTGTGTAATGCGGGCTCATTTGCTTCTATCAGCGTTGTGTCCCTCTTCACATGCACTTTGCTGTATATTCATTACATCTAG
- the LOC140934652 gene encoding uncharacterized protein: MTSTSIFLPNAGWSLQCHMCTGDIETCNEVTAKRMNCSSGKDYCASVVTNTDPGVNFLFGCASRLDCEAARASCNAKMKKYPGITCNATCCGSDFCVKPYPENYNPLQCYECHSMTDCSETAKAKRCSSGEDRCMKVMTEVAYKDSNLVYKTYRKGCATMDQCTNMKKNVFYSDCTDGDKCHMSCCEGELCNAGSSFVVSAFTLLACAVFTVFRLR; this comes from the exons ATGACTTCAACGTCCATTTTTCTTCCAAACGCAGGATGGTCTCTTCAATGTCATATGTGCACAGGAGACATCGAGACATGCAACGAAGTAACCGCAAAAAGAATGAATTGCTCCAGCGGAAAGGATTACTGTGCCTCCGTGGTGACGAATACTGACCCTGGCGTCAACTTCCTGTTTGGTTGCGCAAGCAGATTGGACTGCGAAGCAGCCCGGGCTTCCTGCaatgcaaaaatgaaaaagtatcCAGGGATAACGTGTAATGCCACTTGCTGTGGCTCTGATTTTTGCGTGAAGCCTTACCCTGAAA actACAATCCGCTACAATGTTACGAATGCCATTCAATGACAGACTGCAGTGAGACGGCCAAAGCAAAACGGTGCAGCTCTGGCGAAGATCGTTGCATGAAAGTTATGACGGAAGTGGCATACAAGGATTCCAATTTGGTTTACAAGACATATAGAAAGGGGTGTGCTACCATGGACCAGTGCACAAACATGAAGAAAAACGTCTTCTACAGCGACTGCACAGACGGGGACAAGTGTCATATGAGTTGCTGTGAAGGAGAGCTGTGCAACGCGGGTTCCAGTTTTGTGGTCAGCGCTTTCACTTTGTTGGCATGCGCAGTATTTACAGTGTTTCGTCTGCGATAG